CATAGAAGTATCAAACTTCTACATTCTGTAATTTGAATATACACTGAAATGTTTTCACAATTATGGAAATACTTTATGTTCATCAATAAAGCCTATGTAActatgttgtgctggtatgagtggatcagacacagcagttctgctggagtttttaacacTTTATCCACTCACTTTCCACTCACACACCTACTCATctactccaccttgtagatgtagtCATGCAAAGATGTAAAGTAAGAGTGAAAAGCCTACCACAAATTCCCAAaatgggcatggacaactcatccaggagatccaaaaattacccagaacaaaatactgcaggtctcacttgcctcagttaaggacAGTGTTAATGTTGAGTGTTAatgagactggtcaaaaatggtatCATGGGAGAGTTCCACAGCAAAACCAACTGCTGCTGACCTAATAGAACACAACggcacatttgccaacaaacagcTCGATGATCCACAGGACTTTGGAAAATATTCTTTGGGCAGACATgacacttgggttctgcagcagaacaatgatccaaaacaaaaTAGCAGGtcaacctctgaatggcttaaaaaaaactaaacaaaatgaagCTTTTGGAGTGGCCTAATTGGTCAAAGTCTGAAATGCTGTAGCATGGTCTTAAAAAAGcggttcatgctcgaaaacccttcaatgtatctaaattattattaaaacatttctgtaaagaaaagtggaccAAAATCCCTTCACAGAGCTGTGAAAGACTGGTTGCCAGTTATTGCAAAAACTTAATTGTAGTTAATGACGCCAAAGGTAGCACAACTTGTAGATCATGCTACAAGTTATtaggttttattatttaaaactgatttttgtgtttactcaggttatctttgtctaatattaaagtgtgtttgcTTGGTCCAGTGGGCTGCTGATCCTGGATGATTAGATGTAAGGGTAGAGTGATTTGGGGGTGGTGTTGGGTGAGGAGGATGAACTGTACTGTGGGTCTGGTCTGTTTGGGTTTGACCCCCTCACCCCTGCGTCCCTCTCTCCATAGAGCCTTTTGATTGGTTGCGAATGACATCACCCTGTGCCTCAGTACTCGGGACCCTTAGCATTGTTCTGTGAACAGCAGCAGTCAGACAGCAGGCTTCAGCCCCGCTCAGACCCCGTGTTCGGGGATGGGTGTCGCAGATTGGCTGGCGGCGCTGTCAGTCAGAAGTGTCACCCCTGGTGGGCGGGGCTAACTCCATTCCACAGTGGCTCACTCCGCGGAGCGGAGAGTGAACATGAGGAGAGCGCGCGGAGCGGGGCGGACCGGACGCTCGGAGAGCAGCTGAAACCTGCGAGAAGCGGCTCGAGACAGCGGCGGAGACTCGGCCCGCGGAGAGGCGCTGAAGGTGGGTGCGGGGCTCCGCGGGGGTGAAATGATGTGCTGCTGTGTTTAGTGtccagagagagggtgagaggagagagagtgacCGCGGGGGAGATCAGATAAAGCTGGTCAGCTCCTCCAGCAATGCCCGCtgtacacaccaccaccaccaccaccaccaccacacctccGCTACATCCTGCTGAACCGACAGCCTTCAGCTCTGCGCGCCTCCCCGAGCCCTCATAAATAAGAGCTAACTCACCGAGAACAAGAAGGAGGAGAAGCGCTGCCATTTTGCTAAAACAGAGGGAAATGTTAGACTCGTCCCGCTCACTTCTCTACATTAAGCAGATACTCAACTTTTTAAATAGCTgctgctgaacacacacacgtgtgtagaGAGTGTGCTGTGTACGAATTCCCTGCCCGATCCCATCAGTGCAGCGCAGTTTCTCCCCTTCCTCACTCAGTGAATAAATAACAGCAGTGTGTTGGGATGCAGGACTGTGTATTACATTCACAGCACGTCCACATGCCGCGTTTGGTTGCTGGAGGTCTGTGCTGGTTTTAAACGCGGCAGATCGGCTCAGATAGAGCCCCTCGGCACGCAGTGAATGAAGCAGACAGCGCTTTATCTTTTGCTTTATCTCTGAGTCGGAACAGAAGAATCAGCTCCTGTGTTCTGATTTAATCAGTGATGGAGTTTTACTGTCACTCCTCACAGACAGTGTAGACACAGACCCAGCTGCAGTGCCTAGTGATGCATAGGGCTATTGATATGCACCCTGCACTGTTTCTGTAGTTCACCCTTCTCTAACTTCAGATCCCATCATCCAtttataatctacacacacctgTCATGTAATAAATCACCCCACTGTTtctcttcttcccctcctttctccAGACTGGACATCTGAGTTCTCTGTGGTCAGCCAGCACTCCTCTGTGGTCTCCCCATGCCTCCATCTCCTCTCGACGACAGAATTGTGGTGGCGCTGCCAAGGCCTATCCGACCTCAGGAACTTCATCTCCGCCTGGACACCAGCTACCTGGAAGCCACCGTGGGTGCCGTCGCCAAGACGACGGTGATCAGCAGCACCACCGTGGTGAAAATCCAGGCGACCAACCTCACGTATATGCCCTCATCCAGTGGCTCCACGCGCTCCTTGACGTGTGGATGCAGCAGTGCCAGCTGTTGCACGGTGACCACGTACGAGAAGGACACTCAGACCCATACCCCTGCGCTGAGCCAGGTTAGCACAAGCAGCCCCAACTTGAACTCCGCAGTCAGCTATGGCGGGCACGCTGGCGTCTCCGTGCCCATGGTGGGCCCCAGTGAAACCTACAGTGCCCCCAGCCTCACCGCCAGCCAACCCAATGGAAGCGTGCGGGTCATCCATCCAAATGAACTAGCACAGAAGATGACGCACTGCCCCCTGGGCCATCCAGTGGGGCCAGTGCCGGTGATCATCGACTGCAGGCCCTTTACAGACTTCAACAAGAGTCACATCCGAGGCGCTGTTCACATCAACTGTTCCGACAAGATCAGCCGCCGGCGTCTCCAACAGGGCAAGatcactgtgctggacctcatcTCCTGCCGTCAGAGTAAAGACTCCTTCAGGGGCATTTTTTCCAAAGAGATAGTTGTTTACGACGAGAGCACGGTAGACCCGGGCCGGCTGTCACTTTCTCAACCCCTGCATGTAGTCCTGGAGTCTCTGCGCAGGGAGGGAAAGGACCCAGTTGTTCTAAGAGGTGGgcagttttcagtgtttttacaAGGGGAGGTTTAACCTGAATCTCATTTTTGGTTCACAATTTCATATTACTAGCTAGCACTGACACTTGCAGCTCAAAACCATGTTAAAATGGGCTGGAAATTGGTGCTTTGCTTTTTGCTGTCATTTGTCAATGCAATTGTTTTCTCATTTGAGCAAACCACTATTAAGTAGGTagttattttggtagtcgactaatctgcttctttttttttttcgattagtcaacgattatttctgccatgttctccatctctaaaaacaacatctgaacatcaaacatcaaacagctgaacatgaaatccaaaaagcatttaaatgtctagatgtttaaatgtgaaaaatactgattatttagtaagtaaatatttAATCTTTTGGAGCCTAAGATAAGTATAAACTgggtgagtgagccatttactcaTCTCCCATTGCTCTACTATcgccagcactttgtgtaattcagtaattttatattaacaattagtcgacaatgaaatttgtactCAACAAATTTAAGTAATAGACATTAATGTTCATATAatttaatcgttgcagcccttttATTAAGAATTCCAGTATTGATGGATACATATAGTAAATTGTACAGGATGATATTGTAttcaaaatatattaattaaggCTTATTTTGTACTAGTTAATTTAAGTGTATGACCCACAGAAATGTCACTGGCATTGAAACCATTGCTCATTTGTTAGAATTTAGATATTTTTGGTGTTCTGTGGTTGGTTGTGACAAAAACATCTTGGTGGCTTTCAATTTTTAAAATACTGATTTGCTGCACTTGGTGCACAAGAAAGACTAACTAGGGATATAAGATAATATAGGTGTTGTATCATATAACAGCATTTTGCTTTGCAATACTATAGTGATTATCAAAGATTCAGTATAAacgtttatttattagtttatttaaagattggtgtcagaggtgttttatttagtgctgtgtttgtaaTCGGTCCTAGATCCCACTGTTTTGATTAGTGTCTTGATATATACCGCATCGCAACTTCTTGTTAATACACAGTCCTAAAACTAACATAATTACACTAGATACATTTTAAACTATGATGAACGTGTATCAAAATGTGCCACTGTGggcaattaaatgtttaatacacctttttattacattttcattttagtgcacagttgatgtaaatgttagggttaaggttagggttgccTCGCCACTTGGTTATATATTTACAGCCAATAGGTGGATGATTGTGCATAGTAAGGAAAACGTCATCAGGGCTGTAGTGGACAGCGTTCAGCTGTGCTTGCTGGAGGAAGAAGGCAAAGCGTGCAGTGATTGGCACAGAGGCAAGagttctgcagcagcagcagctctttcTGAACAGTGAGCT
This genomic interval from Astyanax mexicanus isolate ESR-SI-001 chromosome 1, AstMex3_surface, whole genome shotgun sequence contains the following:
- the dusp10 gene encoding dual specificity protein phosphatase 10, with amino-acid sequence MPPSPLDDRIVVALPRPIRPQELHLRLDTSYLEATVGAVAKTTVISSTTVVKIQATNLTYMPSSSGSTRSLTCGCSSASCCTVTTYEKDTQTHTPALSQVSTSSPNLNSAVSYGGHAGVSVPMVGPSETYSAPSLTASQPNGSVRVIHPNELAQKMTHCPLGHPVGPVPVIIDCRPFTDFNKSHIRGAVHINCSDKISRRRLQQGKITVLDLISCRQSKDSFRGIFSKEIVVYDESTVDPGRLSLSQPLHVVLESLRREGKDPVVLRGGLSSFRQGHEELCEHSLHLQEGQDPGAAVGLSGALPHSLPSTPDIENAEITPILPFLFLGNEQDAQDHDLMQRLNIGYILNVTTHLPLYHYSLGLFKYKRLPATDSNKQNLRQYFEEAFEFIEEAHQAGRGLLIHCQAGVSRSATIVIAYLMKHTWMTMTDSYKFVKTRRPIISPNLNFMGQLLEFEEDLNNGITPRILTPKLIGVETIV